In bacterium, the sequence ACATACGCATGAGCGCGCCGGGGCCGGGCTTGTCGACCGCGGCGAACATCATGCCGCCGCCGGAGATGTCGCAATGCATCGGGTGCGAAAATTTCATGCGGTCTTCGGTGTCGAGCAGGCGATCGACCATGAAAAGCACGTAATCGAGCTTCTGGTCGAGCCGCGCGATGGCGTCGCCGATCTGCCGCAGTGCGGCGTCGGTGTCGCCGTCGGACGAGCGCGAAACGGAAAAGCGGCGCGGGTAGAAGTCCGCGTCGTGCGCGCGCATGTAGGCGATCTGCCGTTTGGCTTCTTCCAGGGCATCCTGTTCGATCACCTCGAAGCTGAGGCGAACGACGTCCTGGACGCGGACATATTTCCGTCGCTGCGCG encodes:
- a CDS encoding PilZ domain-containing protein — encoded protein: MQDSEARAQRRKYVRVQDVVRLSFEVIEQDALEEAKRQIAYMRAHDADFYPRRFSVSRSSDGDTDAALRQIGDAIARLDQKLDYVLFMVDRLLDTEDRMKFSHPMHCDISGGGMMFAAVDKPGPGALMRMSVLLGRYNVSRPIHLIARVVRSTLAAPADPTHPYRVAVHFLDIAEDDREAIIAHVIAVQRAELRARRGKEA